The Pseudomonadales bacterium genome has a window encoding:
- a CDS encoding queuosine precursor transporter → MADQASESAFPKHEKLFLLLAGVFICAMTMLNILGITRFIEIGPMALAVGVLPYPITFLCTDLICELYGKQRANFVVTIGLVLNGFILSFLWLGQIIPAVPPESMPPWQLIHLAEPVALPNGEQYDASVELFDLIYACTSGAVFASMLAYIFAQYCDVRLFHFFKKLTNGKHLWLRNNGSTLISQAVDSFVVIMVTFGAVFFQGDMAMAQLLTLMASNYLFKMTVAIVDTLPFYYLVNKLKPIAAAV, encoded by the coding sequence ATGGCCGATCAGGCGTCAGAATCTGCTTTTCCTAAGCACGAAAAATTATTTTTATTGCTGGCCGGCGTATTTATCTGTGCCATGACGATGCTTAATATTCTTGGCATTACGCGATTTATTGAAATTGGCCCGATGGCATTAGCGGTAGGTGTTTTACCGTATCCTATTACTTTTTTATGTACCGATTTAATATGCGAATTGTATGGTAAGCAGCGGGCTAACTTTGTTGTGACCATAGGCTTAGTATTAAACGGATTTATCTTATCCTTTTTGTGGTTGGGGCAAATTATTCCAGCGGTGCCGCCTGAATCGATGCCGCCATGGCAGTTAATTCATTTAGCTGAGCCTGTGGCTCTGCCAAATGGCGAACAATACGATGCCAGTGTCGAATTATTTGATCTTATTTATGCATGCACATCTGGCGCCGTATTTGCTTCGATGCTCGCCTATATCTTTGCACAGTACTGTGATGTTAGATTGTTTCATTTTTTTAAAAAACTAACCAATGGTAAGCATCTCTGGTTGCGCAACAATGGCAGCACCTTGATTAGTCAGGCAGTTGACTCTTTTGTGGTAATTATGGTCACCTTTGGCGCAGTATTTTTTCAAGGCGATATGGCAATGGCGCAGCTGCTCACGCTAATGGCAAGCAATTATCTGTTTAAGATGACGGTAGCTATTGTCGATACGCTGCCTTTTTATTATTTAGTTAACAAGTTAAAGCCCATCGCC